TGTTTGTCTACCATTTTTGTTCTTTGAATTAGAAGTAGACTTATTCATTGTACATATATGAATCTTTTTCGATAATGTAACAGATTGTGTTCCTTTGTCATTTAATCGATACGATCATGGCAATACATGTTGGATCAATCTTTGAAAACGTAATACCACAGCACTGAACCGTAACTATAGTTTAATCTTGTCTAATAAATTTAAGTGTGCCTTTATTACATCCGGATCCGTGGCGCAATGGTAGCGCGTCTGACTCCAGATCAGAAGGTTGCGTGTTCGATTCACGTCGGGTTCAAACTCCCGAACTTTCCTCCGGATATTTTTTCTGTGTTATCCTCCTCGCTTATATTCTGCGTTTCATCGGTTCCACTATATGGTTTAGGAATCTAATTTCTTTTAACCGAGGGTTTTATTTCCGGTTCGAATCTATTTTTGGCTCTTAACACATTTCAGTTTAATCTAATCATCATCACATCAAATGCCAAAATACAGAACCAATGGAAGCTCATGAGAAAGGTAATCTGAGAGCGGTGGCTCTTTTTAGCATCTAAAGATACATATGATCCAGTGTCACTCACTCATTATATACAAAGTAAGCAGTAGAAGTTTGAAAGTCAAATCTCAATAGTAACCATTGTATCTAGTTTTCATTTAGTTGTCTCGTCAAGTATCCACCACGGTTCTTAGGTTCATGCTGTGCTCTATTGATGATGTTATGAAACTAGAATCATTATCTCTTGGCGTTGTTAACGTGCAGAAGGACACTAGCTTAGCAAACCAACAGGAAAGTAGGCGAACGAGTTCTATACGGTATTGCTTGCTAAAATTTAGAAAAACAGAGCAACCTCATTTTTTTCATTCTTTTTTTCTAGTGTGTGAACTGTGAAGTAACTCACTCTAGGTATTTGATGTTGAATCAGGTACTATTGGACTTCAATCAGCTGTGAATCCTAAACTATTGCTTTTGGGATGAATGAAGTATCCACACCAGAGCCACACTCAGTCTTTCGTCTGTAGATGTACATCAGAGACAATAGCACAGAGTGAAACTGTATATTACTGTTGGAGACGCAAGTCATAATAATGTAAAACCAGTACGTGAGCTCAAGTTTTATTCGAATCATATAGTTTCAAACAACACTGCAAAGTGCAAACCATTGAAGGTAACAACAATATCTAGAAACAAGAAAACGATATGATTACACAAGTCGAGAGGAATTTCAATGCTTAGATCGTAAGCCATTGATACTACCGAAAACGGGGCTGAGTCCATATATCTTCCCAGGTTGCAAGAGAGCTACCCAAATCTTTCTCCACATCACGTGTCAGATTTTGAACCTAGCTATCCTCTCATCCATGTGTTCCTGTAAGAGGAGTTGTCGCGAAGAGAAGCATCGTGGGGCTTGTATTCCATAACATAAGAATGAGGCAGCTTCAAGTGCCGCTTGATTGAGTCTCTCAAACCCATCACTGCCTGTTCACGGAAGACATTCAACTGTCTAATTACCAGCCATAGAAAGGAGATAAACAGAGAGATCTTTTCATAGATAGTTTTCTCACCTGATGATCAGAAGCATTGCGATTCCACACACTAATGATGTCCTCGTTGAAGCGGACACTCAGTACTGCCCCACAGATATTGTCAGCATCATCAAGCTGGTCGCCTACCAAGGCAAGAAGCTGAAGAAAAACAAATAAATGGAACAGGGACTAAGATACAGAAACATGAAAGATGTACAACTTAATGAACATTTACAAAAAAAAACTCAAATCTAAAATATGAAAGATGGACAACCTAGAGAACATTTACAAAAAGGGTTCCTCTTTCAATAGAAGTCCCCACAAGAAAAAACAAACTAACCAGATCCTCCCAGAAGCGAGCGGATACAACTTTGGAGAAACGTACGATCCACTTTCCTCCATTGCAGTTGGCAGAATCCTGATGGAGATGAATTTAGCTAACCTTAAGAGATACAACTTTCGAGCTTACATATGGAAACAAATACATACCTCCCACAAGGGGCGAATGCCATCCTTGAAGAAATGAAGATCTGTAGGACTAGGCAAGAGAGAAGAACGAGCAAGGTGACAGTAGCATGCCCAAAACCCTTCAACCTAAGTAACCAAAATCCATATCTCATAAATCAACAAGATAAAGATTGCAAAACAGCTTCAAGAATGGAGACTTCCCATTAGAAATGTTTTGTCGAGCTGCTTACAGTGCTGAAATCAACAATCTTCTTAATGTTATCCTCATAAGATGTCTGGCTCCTGACCCCTGGTGTTCGACGTGTGTACCAAATCGCAAACTTGTACTGCAAAATTTCCAAAATGAAAACAAAATGTATACTTTAACTTAAGGAGACTCACAAAAGTTAGCAAAGATCTCATCTTGTCTAACATCACTATCGAATCATCTATTGCAAAAACCTAAATTTAACAAGAAAACCTCCAGAAATATAGATTCAGAATAGGAAACTTCGATGCAGCAAAGTCTCAGCTAGGATCAGATTCAAATTAAGAATCAAATGGATGCAAAGGAATTAGAGGGCAAACCCGTAGAGGATGAAGACCAGCTTTGAGGTCGCGAGAGTAGCGTTCATCGGAAAAAGAGTCGGACTTTATGTTCTCCATGTTTCCAGATTCTCTCATCTCCTCGTCCCTACGCTCCGCAATCTCCATTTTTCTTTGCTAGATTTTAGTAGCTTCAGGCGTTCGGCTTCGAAGCCCTAAATATCTAATCTAACCAGAAGGAAGAAGAACCTTTTGACTACTTCTCCGTCAAATACACATAAAAGGTCAAAATCAGGAGAAAATTATCTAATGGGCCGTGGACCGTGTTGAATGTAACTAATGGGCCTTAATTGGGTTTCCTTGAATAATAATGGCTACGTAATCGATTTTGGCGGGTCCGATCTGTTTGTTATTTCTGCAACCAAACAAACAAACAAGTGGCAGGCAATAAAAACTTTACGACATTCTCACGGATCTGAGACTTTCCCTTTTAGATATTTTCAGACAAGAATTTTTAATCTCTTGTTCTTCTCTTTTTCAATTTTTGGTTCTTCTTGCCGTCGTAGTAACCTTTGCTTTTTAATCATTTGCTTGAGCATTGTGTGTTCTTGTCCTCTCGAATTCTGATTGCGAATTTATCCCTAATCAAAGCTTAGCGATTTAGGAAATTCGATCTCTCTCTCTCTCTCTCTTTTGCCCTAGATTTAGATTTTTTTTTTTTTGTTCTTGGTCTTTCTTTTCATCGTAATATAATGAGTTTCTGGGTTTCCATGCTTCTCCTCTTATGTGCGATAGCTGGGTCATGCTTACCTTCCGGGCTCGCTTCCTCCGTTGACGTTTGCGATCATCATGATGAATTCGAGGTGTTCCGTTGCGGAATCGACAGAAAGTGTCCTCCTTTTCTCTATCCCAGACCTCCAACAGAGGTACCTAATCATTATCTTCTCCTCGTTTCTGCTTTAAAGTTGCAGTGATTTGTTTAGAAAGAGGATATGCGCTTTTCCAATTGTATATTTGATTTGTGTTGGATATGTCTGATCTGATGAGTTGGGTTTGTGGCGTTTCTTTTGTTAAGAGTTTGATGTGCTTCTTCAAGTAGAGAATAAGCTCCTGCGTACGTAGACTTATTACAATCTCTTGGACTAGTGTGAACTGCGATGATCGAACTTTGCTTGCTTTGTTTGGCATATGTTCTTCTAGTCTTGTGGTGGTGACATCTGACAACAAGTCTCTTTTTCAATTTTTTTTTTTTTAAATGCAGCGAATGCGATATGGCAAAATTAAATGTGTCTGTGTGCTTCTCCATATAATATGGACTTGGATGTGGGATTGTTTTTGTATATTAAAAAGTATCTAAATTTGTGTTTTTGCTAATGCAGGTGGATGGAGACTTGCTAGACAGACTCATGGATTCACATAACCATGGAAATGCTTATACTTCCATACTATTTTATTCCCCTTGGTGCCCCTTCTCATGTTTAGTACGCCCAAAGTTCGAAGCGCTGAGTTCAATGTTCCCCCACGTAGGGCACCTGGTTGTTGAGCAGTCTCAGGCTTTACCATCGTACGAACCAACTTCTCTGCTATAGAGTATTATTATATATTTCCATTTGCATCTCCATTGAATTATTCACAACAATTAAAAAAATATTTTGGCATCTTCTTTGGTCCATGTTAATTGATGTCATTATTGGCAGGGTCTTTTCTAGGTATGGTATCCATAGCTTGCCTTCAATCTTGATGGTGAATCAAACATTGAAGATGCGATACATTGGTCCAAAGGATCTTGCATCCCTGATTCAGTTTTACCAACATACAACAGGTAAGACGTGAAGGCATGGACAAAACATTCAGTTCAATTTCTGCTATAATAAGCTTCATTTCGTTGTATCTCTGTGCCTTTCCAGGTCTTAAACCCGTTCAGTGTGTGGATGAAGCTGAACCTAACCTGATCAAATGGCTACACAACGGTTCATCTATCAGAGAGATAGCGGAAAGAGATCCATATTTGGTACTCGCACTGATGTTTCTGTCTTTGAAACTTGCAATTTTGATCTTCCCCATCATGGGAGCGCGCTTGAGAACGTTATGGGCAGCTCATGTTCCGCATCTGAGCTTGGGAATACTCGGTGAGACTAGCCAGCTCTTTGGCCGTGCGTTGCACATGATCGACGTGAGGAGGCTTTGGATTAAACAGAGACTTAACAAGACAAGGGACTTCCAAGAGAGAGCAAAGAATGCGCTTGCATCTGTCTCGCTAGGAAAATCTACTTCACAATCAGCTTAAAGGGTGCTGATGAGCTTAGTTTAATTACTTTTCTTTTTGTGGACTTGTTATCAACTTTGGAGTTTGGAGTTCTTGTCTCTGTATGTAAATCATGTTTTGCTTATTTGTGAATAATTCATCTTTCTTTCTTGAATGTGTGTATTCCGGGTCCACTTCGTTTTTCTTGCACATTTTGTCTAATATGGATTAGTATATCAACGGTCTGGTTTAATTGGTGGTAGAGGTGGACACTTGGGTCGGTATTATATGTGAAAGAAACCTGTCGACTTGTGGATCACTCTGGTTCACATGTTGAAGTTTTTGTTTCCATGTCGTTTTTTGCGTATGTGTGTTGACAGTTGAATCTCTCTGTTAATATCTTTTCCACTTAGGAATCTTTTTCAGTCGACAATATGCAATTTGAATATATTTTCTTTTACAATTTTATGATGATTAGCTTTTTCTAAAGATTATACTTAATTTCAGCTTTATTCTTTAAACTGATTTATTTAAACTTTAAAGCCTAAAATCAAGGGAAGTAAGCTCCTGATTCTCCCATGTTTATAAAGTAGGCAACAGAAGACAAAAGCAGAACAAAGAGTTGAAGCAAAAAAGATAAAACAAATGGGGTTGGTAAAAACTAATAGATGTTAGTGTTTGGTAGATTTAAAATTATCTATTTAAATTTTGTATTAAAGATATTTCAAAAGTAAAACAAAAAAAAATTCAATGTATTTTTCAGTAATGAAGTTCTTATTTCACATTTATAGATGTACTGGTTTTGTGAAAGAAGACTTCACCCAAGATTTTCTACCATCTCTTCCTGTAATTGCATGGAAGCAACCTCCAGTACTGTCCTATTATCCTCCTCTCACCTGAAAAACAATTTAAATATGTGACTTGTATCACACGTAATCTCTGCTTCCTTTTTCATTGGAATTGTTAACTACAAAAGTTTGTTAATGTACTTGAAAGTTTTAGAAACTTATTCAAAAATACGAAAGCTTATACTTGAAGTCTCTCGTCTTCTCTAGTCCTCTAGAAACACGTCTCAATCTATAAACTCAAAACTACCATCCAATTTTCATTAGTATAAAAACTTAGTACTGAAAGATTCTTCATATCTAACTAAAACATGATTTGATCACTGAATATTTTTCTTAAAACCAATGGTTGAGAAGTAATCTGGTCAAAGAAGACAATTGATACTTCTTAACGTGGGTCCAAAAAAAAGTTACATCTCCTTTTTGTCACTTCATGTGTAGATAGATAAGCTCTAAAAGACTTACCTCACCGCCCAAACCTAAAAAAAAAAACATTGAAGTACATCTACAGTTTCACCTATATTCATTTGGTCTCTTCTTCTTTACTCTATTAAAGGATCTAGAAACCTCCTTCACAACAAAGAGAGAGTGAGAGAGGTCTCTTCCAAAACAGAGCTTTTTAAAAATTGTTTCTTTTTTCTTACTGGGAAAGGATGGATCTAGAAGATTGGGAAATACTCCCCAAGAATCCCTACAAGGATCTTGATCATGAAGAGGATCATGAGGCAGCGATGAAGATCATTAGAAATACCGAAAACAACTTCGACATGGATTACTTCATCTGCCCAACACAAGATTCTGTCGGAAAAACAGAGTTGGTCCCCACTCAGCTCATCCATGTTCCCGTAACTTGGGAACCCGTGTCCACCGTGGACGAGACAGACCACAAGAAGAACCAGGACTCTGTTCCGTCTCCGAGATTAACCTTCAAAACAGAGAAGGAAAACGAATTTGTCGACATGAAAATAGACTTACCGGAGAGGTTAACAAGTCCTATGCCTCAGAACGATGAGAAACACTATGCCTTAGGAGGAGAGTACCATGATGAGATGGGAACAGAGGTTGAAGAAGGCGGTGGCTTGAGCAGCAAGAAAGAGGTTGATTCGGATGAAAATGTGAAATATGGTGAGAAAATGAATGTGTGGAAGATGGGTCTTCATGGGATTGGAGCTATATGCTCATTTGGTGTTGCTGCTGCTGCTGCCACCTTCTGTGTCTTCTTCCTTGGACACAACAATAACATCCAGGGTTGTCGGAACAAGAACCAGAACCAGATCCTCAGGTTCCAGATTTACTCTGATGATAATAAGGTAAATAATATTTTCTCTTAATTAATGATTCTAAATCCAAAATCATATTGTTAAAGAACCAAGTCCATCTTACGTAGTGGTGTGCTTTAACCAGATCGCATTAGCTTCAAATTACATTTAAATTTGTCCCATTAATCCAAATTTAAAAAGTGGTTTGAGATTTTGATCTATTTGGATAAATCAATACTATTTACAAATGATCACTAAGTTTGGTATGCTTCTTTTATTAGCTAAGTGTTGTAAAGGATAAATCTCAACTTAGACAATTTATTTACTTGGTTAAACTGGAAGAAGATGCTTGATCAGAAGAGTGGTTTGTGTCTTTGATTCGACCAAAGTGATAAGGATGGTTCTGGCGGTGATGGCTAATTACGTGTCTAAGTGATAATGAACAATAAATAATTGTAGAGAAGATACTTATTTTCTCTTTACACGTTTTGTGTTTATCTTCTCTTGCGTCAATGTCACACTAGAATCCGTTTTATAAAACGTCATCGTTGACGTTAGAGATGTTTTCTTTGAGATCGAGTTGGTATAACATTAATGGGAGATTAATGCATTTAAGAACACTAACGAACATGCATGTTTCTACGGAATCAATCATCTTAAAAGCTAGTCATGGGGCAGACTTTTTCTTCTTCTAAATGTTGAAACTCGTTGTAATTGTATGACTGTATTTGAAGTTGATTTATATGAATGAATACATTATTTTAATCATTTTATGTTGCACTATTGCAGCGAATGAATGAAGTGGTGAAGCATGCAACAAAGCTAAACGACGCAATCTCTGTGATGAAAGGTCTTCCATTGGCAAGAGCTCAGATATCTTTTGGAGGATACTATGATGCACTTTGAGATCACAAGCCATATCCGTTTGGAATAATAAAAACATCAGATCCAAAATGCCTAGTACTGTTTAAATTACCAAACAGGCTCTTATATATACTGTATGAATCTAGGAAATTCAATAAATAATGTTTATAAATTCTACATTGTTTTTCGAATGTAAATTTTGTGAACGATGATGTACACGAGATTATACAATTACTGATTGGTTATAAAATCGACCATGCATGAAAATGTTCCTGATATGATGAAAGTGTATAGTTCCTACGAAGTGACTATTCCTTATAAAAGCTTTTTTCTTCCCTTCCATGACTCAATATCTAAGTGCCTTAATTCTTGGAATGCAGTGTAAACATCAACCGGTGTAACCTTCATGAAGATGCCATGAAGTATCATTTACAGCTGGTCTACATGTGGAGTGTGGTGGTTCTTGTAATCTTGTGGTAGTGGCTATATGGGTTAGCTCCAATTTAGCTAGGCATGCTCACCCTCCTCTACATGTCAATAATCAAGCTCCAAGTCGACGCAAAAATGAAAATAATTAAGACGCACATGCTGTATATTTGGTTGTTTATTGCAATTTTTTATGATCTGATGATTGAATAGGAAAAGAGAAGAGATTGGTTGAAAGTTACAAACTTTTGATTAATTTTGTTGCCAGATTTACAACACACAAGTATCAAAATTACAAAAAAAAAATCAGGGTGAGTATTAGAACAAAAACAGAGGGTTACTTTATGAACTCATCTAAGCATATAATATGAACCTTCTTCTTTAACTTTCTGCACAAGGAAGAGATCGAAATCATTTTGAACTAAATCGCTTTCTCGCTCATCAGCTTGAGATTCCTCCAAAGGTATTTCCCGCTGGCCATGTCGACGAACACCCAGAACCCCTTCTCCATCTCCTGTTTAAAATCGAATTAAAGAAATTATAAAAACGAAGAAATTAGAAAACCAGAATTCTCAACGGAAAGCAAGTACCTTTTTGGAACAGAGTCCTTGTTTCTCATTCAATTCGACCGGTGAGCCGTCGTCGTCTTCTGAGAAGATTTCAGGCGAAGAGCTCACCGTCTTCCACGCGAAATATCCGGCGAGAACCGCAGAGAAGAACACCAACAGGAATCTCAACGGACACATTATTATCAAGAAGAATTAAGAAGAAAGGAAAATGGATTTGATCTCAATGAGTCAAACAAGAAACGTTGAACAATCTAGGGTTCGAAAGAGAAAGCGAAAGAAAGGAGAATTTTAAGGAGCTGAGAGATTTACATCATGTCTCCCTCTCACCGCGTTTCTGAATTTTTCAGCAATAGGGAGGGAGGAACATGACTTGGTATTCCGACATATTTAATAAGTCCACATTTTATAAAACAACCCCGATATTTTTTATTATTTAAAATATGTCCTTAAATTCTATGAAATTATCTTAATATGAAGAAATTTCTGAATTAAATATTCTAATTACCAATTAGAAAGAGTAGTAGATATCAACCAAAAAGGATTAAAACAAAATTTGATAAATTGAACTGAAAAATAGAGGGTGTGTTTTGATATAAACATCCAAAAGTAAAGAGGTCTATGTGTAATCGTCACTATTTATGGGGAAAAATAAGTAAATAGATATAAAAGTGGGGAAAGTGAACAAAAAAATATATATATAAGAATGGGGGGAAAGTCTACAAGGGGATGACTTCAACTACCTCTTGTAAACTATTTGAATCATGTTCATGTATGATTGATATAAGTTTTGTCAACGCTACGCAATTATAGAATTGACAATAGATCTTCATACAAAGTCTCAACTCGTTTTGTTAGGCATCTTTGGGATTGTGATTTATTTTAAATAAAACCTATTGATCATTAATTCTCAAAGATTATCTATCAATAAAATTTCTTGTTATTCTAATTTCCAAATCACAATCTCAAATCTACAATATTCCCCGATAAATATGATAACTTTCTAAATATAATAATTTTTTTTAAAAATACGACATATTGATCAATATTTTTAAAAGAATGCGATTATATCAACAAATTTTTTTGTTATTCTAGTTTTTAAATCACAATCTCAAATTTACGATATTTCTCTATAAATATGATAATCAGGATAAAAAATTTTTTATGGATAGGTGATTATTCTTTCAGAATTTTTTTATCAATATGTTATATTTTAAAATATTTTTTTTAAAAAACTGCTATTCTGAAAAAATTTCATTTTAGATAAATATTGTAGATTTGAGTTTGTGATTGGAAATTAGGATAATAAGAATATTTTTGGGTAGAAGAGTATTTTTTCAGAATTTTTCATCTATATGTTGTATTTTTATATAATTTTTTTAAAAAACTGCTATTTTTGGAAACTTTTCATTTTATAGAAAAATATTTTAGATTTGAGTTTAAAATTTATAAATTAAGATTAAAAGAATATTTGTGAATAGTTGAGTATTCTTTTAGAGTTTTTCATCAATAGGTTGTATTTTAAATAATTTTCTTTAAAACCGCTATTTTGGAAAATTTTCATTTTTATACAAATATTGTAGATTTAGGTTTGTGATTTAGAAATTAGGATAATAAGAATATTTTTGGGTATATAAGTATTCATTGAGAAATTTTCATCAATAAGTTGTATTTTAAAATAATTTTCTTAAAAACTCATATTTTTGGAAACTTTTCATTTTATAGAGAAATATTGTAGATTTGAGTTTATGATTTAGAAATTAGGATAACAAGAATATTTGTGGATAGTTGAGTATTCTTTCATAGTTTTGCTGTATTTTTATATAATTTTCGTAAAAACTGCTGATTTTGGAAAATTTTCCATTTTTTAGAGAAATATTGTAGATTTGAGTTTGTGGTTTATAAATTAAGATAACAATAATATTTGTGGAAAGTTGAGTATTTTTTCAGAAATTTTCATCAATAGGTCGTATTTTAAATAATTTTCTTAAAAACTACTATTTTTGGAAACTTTTCATTTTATATTAAAATATTGTAGATTTGAGTTTGTGATTTACAAATTAGGATAACAAGAATATTTGTTGATAGAGGAGTATTCTTTCAGAGTTTGAGTGGGAGCTCCTTTAGTCCAATGGTTTGAGTAAGAGTTCATTAATGTTTCTACACCAGGAGGTCTGAGTTTCGAATCTCAGCAAAAGGCGAATTATGCAGATTTACAGAGAAAAGCATACATGACACCTTCGTCATGGCGTAAGGAGTATCGTCACGCATGGATCTCATAAGATGGCTCACGGTGATGCAGTCAGACGTGAATCTTCATAAGGCAAGTAGAATTGTAGGCTGTAGAATGTAATATTTCTCATAATTTGTAATAGCATAATTAACCATCGACAAAAAAAAAGAGGAGTATTCTTTCAAAGTTTTTCATCAATATGTTGTATTTTTAAAAAAAATTCTTAAAAACTGCTATTTTTGGAAATTTTTTATTTTGTAAATAAATATTGTAGATTTGGGTTTGTGGTTTAGAACTTAAGATAACAAGAATATTTGTGGAT
The DNA window shown above is from Brassica oleracea var. oleracea cultivar TO1000 chromosome C3, BOL, whole genome shotgun sequence and carries:
- the LOC106331632 gene encoding eukaryotic translation initiation factor NCBP, coding for MEIAERRDEEMRESGNMENIKSDSFSDERYSRDLKAGLHPLRYKFAIWYTRRTPGVRSQTSYEDNIKKIVDFSTVEGFWACYCHLARSSLLPSPTDLHFFKDGIRPLWEDSANCNGGKWIVRFSKVVSARFWEDLLLALVGDQLDDADNICGAVLSVRFNEDIISVWNRNASDHQAVMGLRDSIKRHLKLPHSYVMEYKPHDASLRDNSSYRNTWMRG
- the LOC106329005 gene encoding 5'-adenylylsulfate reductase-like 7 isoform X2, which translates into the protein MSFWVSMLLLLCAIAGSCLPSGLASSVDVCDHHDEFEVFRCGIDRKCPPFLYPRPPTEVDGDLLDRLMDSHNHGNAYTSILFYSPWCPFSCLVRPKFEALSSMFPHVGHLVVEQSQALPSYGIHSLPSILMVNQTLKMRYIGPKDLASLIQFYQHTTGLKPVQCVDEAEPNLIKWLHNGSSIREIAERDPYLVLALMFLSLKLAILIFPIMGARLRTLWAAHVPHLSLGILGETSQLFGRALHMIDVRRLWIKQRLNKTRDFQERAKNALASVSLGKSTSQSA
- the LOC106329005 gene encoding 5'-adenylylsulfate reductase-like 7 isoform X1; its protein translation is MSFWVSMLLLLCAIAGSCLPSGLASSVDVCDHHDEFEVFRCGIDRKCPPFLYPRPPTEVDGDLLDRLMDSHNHGNAYTSILFYSPWCPFSCLVRPKFEALSSMFPHVGHLVVEQSQALPSVFSRYGIHSLPSILMVNQTLKMRYIGPKDLASLIQFYQHTTGLKPVQCVDEAEPNLIKWLHNGSSIREIAERDPYLVLALMFLSLKLAILIFPIMGARLRTLWAAHVPHLSLGILGETSQLFGRALHMIDVRRLWIKQRLNKTRDFQERAKNALASVSLGKSTSQSA
- the LOC106328951 gene encoding uncharacterized protein LOC106328951, whose product is MDLEDWEILPKNPYKDLDHEEDHEAAMKIIRNTENNFDMDYFICPTQDSVGKTELVPTQLIHVPVTWEPVSTVDETDHKKNQDSVPSPRLTFKTEKENEFVDMKIDLPERLTSPMPQNDEKHYALGGEYHDEMGTEVEEGGGLSSKKEVDSDENVKYGEKMNVWKMGLHGIGAICSFGVAAAAATFCVFFLGHNNNIQGCRNKNQNQILRFQIYSDDNKRMNEVVKHATKLNDAISVMKGLPLARAQISFGGYYDAL
- the LOC106328952 gene encoding uncharacterized protein LOC106328952, with the translated sequence MCPLRFLLVFFSAVLAGYFAWKTVSSSPEIFSEDDDGSPVELNEKQGLCSKKEMEKGFWVFVDMASGKYLWRNLKLMSEKAI